The following proteins come from a genomic window of Proteinivorax hydrogeniformans:
- a CDS encoding GxxExxY protein gives MLVYEQLSGEIVRACYEVHRVLGSKLLEKSYEDALSYELELRGVNFKQQFPINLQYKGKEIGSYFADLLVEDKIILELKCVSNLSAEHYAQLLHYLNASNYALGILINFGTKELQVKRLLRTSEAISKPKSP, from the coding sequence ATGCTTGTTTATGAGCAACTTTCTGGTGAGATAGTTAGAGCTTGCTATGAAGTTCATAGAGTGCTAGGTAGCAAGCTTCTAGAAAAGTCATACGAGGATGCACTATCATATGAGCTTGAGCTAAGAGGTGTAAATTTCAAACAACAGTTTCCTATTAATCTACAATACAAAGGTAAAGAAATAGGTAGTTATTTTGCTGACTTATTAGTTGAGGATAAAATAATCCTTGAATTAAAGTGTGTAAGCAATTTAAGTGCTGAACATTATGCTCAATTACTCCACTACTTAAATGCTTCAAATTATGCTTTAGGAATTTTAATTAACTTCGGTACAAAAGAGTTGCAAGTAAAAAGATTGCTAAGGACTTCAGAAGCAATTAGTAAACCTAAATCTCCTTAA
- a CDS encoding LCP family protein — MKNITKKIAIVTILAMLLVGVITVDAWAEDNDTNDVESTNVQQVTEDEQEPEPEPEPEPDPEPEPEEEEEPEPEPEPEPEPEEEEEPEPEEEEEPEPEPEADPKGTIIVYYIDEYGNNLREPTVLEDQSMGEYSFDAFSISGYELISPSSETATLTEDGQTKEVTFIYRELPEEPPEPEEEEEIEERIVEKIIINNKPFTTEHFVGDELNTSGLVVSKVYTDGTEELIPSEELTFEGFDSTEPAEQQEVIVKWQDYETSFTVSIEEQPGTSLGTIIRGILLFLLIFCLIAGLAAIIVIKKRKSKTKSKKPYAKSISDTQDKKTDKKTKPKNRKKKIIISAISVLLATLLLLYVGSMYLLGRIERERISQDDESLGITSEGERGITNVAVFGIDSEGDMRGRSDAIMILTLDEKHKKIKITSVVRDSYVNIPGRGMDKINHAHAYDGSELAIKTLNENFNLDIRHFVSVNFDSMPAIVDAVGGVEVEVTNAEARQISGIDGAGTYTLSGEQALRFSRIRKIDSDFERARRQRDVMESAIEAALNTPVTSYPRMLNDVFPHLTTNLTSTEMLNLGRKTVMQNITTIEQQQYPDSTIARGQMINGVYYYVFDIEEAAKNLRAYIYKNIPLPK; from the coding sequence ATGAAAAATATTACAAAAAAAATAGCTATAGTAACAATCCTAGCTATGCTGCTAGTGGGTGTAATAACCGTAGACGCATGGGCTGAGGACAACGACACAAACGATGTTGAAAGCACTAACGTACAACAAGTTACAGAGGATGAACAAGAGCCGGAACCTGAACCAGAACCGGAGCCAGATCCTGAACCAGAGCCAGAAGAGGAAGAGGAACCAGAGCCCGAACCAGAACCGGAGCCAGAGCCAGAAGAGGAAGAGGAACCAGAGCCAGAAGAGGAAGAGGAACCAGAGCCGGAACCAGAAGCAGACCCAAAAGGTACCATCATCGTTTACTATATTGACGAATACGGTAACAACCTAAGAGAACCTACAGTTCTTGAAGATCAGAGTATGGGGGAATATAGCTTTGATGCATTTAGCATCTCTGGCTATGAGTTAATAAGTCCCTCTAGCGAAACTGCTACCTTAACAGAAGATGGACAAACAAAAGAAGTAACCTTTATATACCGAGAGCTCCCTGAAGAGCCTCCAGAACCTGAGGAAGAGGAAGAGATAGAAGAGCGAATAGTAGAAAAGATCATCATCAACAACAAACCCTTTACAACTGAGCACTTTGTTGGCGATGAACTTAATACAAGCGGATTAGTAGTAAGCAAAGTGTATACTGATGGCACAGAAGAGCTTATACCTTCAGAAGAATTAACCTTTGAAGGGTTTGATAGCACAGAACCAGCTGAGCAGCAAGAGGTTATCGTTAAGTGGCAAGACTATGAAACAAGCTTTACAGTTAGCATCGAAGAACAACCAGGTACTTCACTGGGGACTATCATAAGAGGCATATTACTTTTCCTTCTTATATTTTGCTTGATAGCTGGTTTAGCAGCTATAATTGTCATTAAAAAAAGAAAGAGCAAAACCAAAAGCAAAAAACCTTATGCAAAGTCTATTAGCGACACACAAGACAAAAAGACAGACAAAAAAACAAAACCTAAAAACCGCAAAAAGAAAATCATAATTTCAGCTATATCGGTGCTGTTAGCAACGCTGCTACTGCTTTATGTAGGATCAATGTACCTTTTAGGAAGAATAGAAAGAGAAAGAATCTCTCAAGATGATGAATCCTTAGGAATCACATCTGAAGGAGAAAGAGGTATAACCAACGTAGCTGTTTTTGGTATCGACTCAGAAGGCGATATGCGAGGGCGCAGCGACGCAATTATGATCCTAACCTTAGACGAGAAACACAAAAAGATTAAAATAACTTCTGTTGTAAGAGACTCATACGTAAACATACCAGGAAGAGGAATGGATAAAATCAACCACGCCCATGCTTATGATGGATCTGAGTTGGCAATCAAAACTTTAAACGAAAACTTTAACCTAGATATTAGGCACTTTGTATCGGTAAACTTTGACTCCATGCCCGCTATTGTAGACGCTGTAGGTGGTGTGGAAGTTGAGGTGACAAATGCAGAGGCAAGACAAATAAGTGGTATTGATGGTGCCGGAACCTACACCTTAAGCGGCGAACAGGCTCTAAGATTTTCTCGCATTAGAAAAATCGATTCAGACTTTGAAAGGGCCCGCAGGCAAAGAGATGTAATGGAATCTGCCATAGAAGCTGCTTTAAATACTCCGGTTACTTCTTACCCAAGAATGTTAAATGATGTATTCCCTCATTTAACAACAAACCTAACATCCACAGAAATGCTAAACCTAGGCCGCAAAACAGTAATGCAAAACATAACAACAATAGAACAACAACAATACCCAGATTCAACAATAGCAAGAGGACAGATGATAAACGGAGTATATTACTATGTCTTTGACATAGAAGAAGCAGCTAAAAACCTAAGAGCCTATATCTATAAGAACATACCACTACCAAAGTAA
- a CDS encoding LCP family protein, whose amino-acid sequence MSQIYTQGRSNPDPNLVNALFVRTNNHEAEYLMVAQYNEETEKMAMIIIPKESYTKIPSRGFNQLGLSYGTLGLEGLKTTTENLLDIDIHYHVHITRSSVRTIMNAFETQLGVEIPPAGTPSQEAITQMTTDIRNVRNVPKYISLILEVAPHINTNIGPTAIVNHRQILYKIPNTQVEVIELKGEPIDIENKQYLKLDIPTWRKNVEKVTY is encoded by the coding sequence ATGAGTCAAATCTACACCCAAGGTAGAAGCAATCCAGATCCCAACTTAGTTAACGCCCTATTTGTGCGCACTAATAACCACGAGGCCGAATATCTTATGGTTGCCCAATATAACGAAGAAACGGAAAAAATGGCCATGATAATAATCCCAAAAGAAAGCTATACAAAAATTCCCTCGCGAGGATTTAATCAACTAGGCTTATCCTACGGCACCCTAGGGCTGGAAGGATTAAAAACCACAACAGAAAATCTCCTTGATATAGACATCCATTACCATGTTCATATCACAAGAAGTTCAGTAAGAACCATAATGAATGCTTTTGAAACCCAACTAGGAGTAGAAATCCCACCAGCAGGAACACCATCACAAGAGGCCATCACACAAATGACAACAGACATAAGAAATGTCCGCAACGTTCCCAAATACATAAGTTTAATCCTAGAAGTAGCCCCTCATATAAATACCAACATAGGACCAACAGCAATAGTAAACCACAGACAAATACTATACAAAATCCCCAACACCCAAGTAGAAGTAATAGAACTAAAAGGCGAACCAATAGACATAGAAAACAAACAATACCTTAAACTAGACATCCCCACATGGAGAAAAAACGTGGAAAAAGTAACGTATTAG
- a CDS encoding Ig-like domain-containing protein, which produces MKKLLALFLVAFLTFGVVLAHNPQVAYASSSRISVSGGNGYVGERVTVTVSLSGSGNVSGGHVALQYDGSILELVNAESGNLGMGAINENYGPNTVYQNWANTSTKTSGTVMRLTFRLKKEGRANLRITDHNLEGVSNVSTSNNHITSTKFVTPSSVSLNKSNINLNVGETDSLSATVSPSNATNKNVSYSSSNTSVATVNSSGTVSAVGEGTATITVTTQSGNRTATANVKVSAIPVESIELSESHLELIEEDTAEVSATVRPNNATNKSVTWSSADENIATVSSDGVITARREGSTVITAESNNGVTAEVSVDVSAPERIAVEYDLSKDSNNFKIDMDKLKERPAYREVRISNEGVEVLIPATVLLDTIESYGITDYSEVYIKVDELDTVLPRQFRSGSPIFTFSLMVDDVKLSNFSESIRKTFNVNGEVEDWDNLALYWHNPDTDQWVKQITEANQEENTVTAYINHWSTYALLEDSTLSFIEAAEESGADWIIVMIAAISNLMIGAAISYFVLQPKGKQKRKANNHV; this is translated from the coding sequence ATGAAAAAATTATTAGCATTGTTTTTGGTCGCTTTTTTAACTTTTGGGGTAGTGTTAGCACATAATCCACAAGTAGCCTATGCATCTAGCTCTAGAATCTCAGTAAGCGGTGGCAATGGCTATGTAGGAGAAAGGGTTACAGTCACAGTTAGCCTCTCCGGTAGCGGAAATGTAAGTGGTGGACATGTAGCTTTGCAGTATGACGGCTCAATTTTAGAGCTAGTAAATGCTGAGTCAGGCAATCTAGGTATGGGAGCGATAAACGAGAACTATGGGCCTAACACTGTCTACCAAAACTGGGCTAACACAAGCACAAAGACAAGTGGTACAGTGATGCGGTTAACATTTAGACTTAAAAAAGAGGGAAGGGCTAACCTTAGAATAACCGACCATAACCTTGAAGGAGTTTCCAACGTTTCTACTTCAAACAACCATATCACATCAACAAAATTTGTAACTCCCAGCTCTGTTTCTTTAAATAAATCCAACATCAACTTAAATGTTGGCGAAACAGATAGCCTGTCAGCAACTGTTAGCCCAAGTAATGCTACGAATAAGAACGTTTCATATTCTTCTAGCAACACCAGCGTAGCGACAGTAAACTCAAGCGGAACAGTATCCGCTGTGGGTGAAGGTACTGCTACAATAACTGTAACTACTCAATCAGGAAATCGGACAGCCACAGCTAATGTAAAGGTGTCTGCCATACCGGTAGAGTCGATAGAACTAAGTGAAAGCCATTTAGAATTAATTGAAGAAGATACAGCAGAAGTCTCAGCTACAGTTAGACCAAATAATGCTACCAACAAAAGTGTTACTTGGAGCTCAGCGGACGAAAACATAGCAACCGTGTCTTCAGATGGAGTAATAACTGCCCGCCGCGAAGGAAGCACTGTAATAACAGCCGAAAGTAACAATGGCGTAACAGCAGAAGTTTCAGTTGACGTTTCTGCTCCTGAGAGAATAGCAGTTGAATATGATTTAAGTAAAGATTCCAATAACTTCAAAATAGATATGGACAAGCTTAAAGAACGCCCGGCATATAGAGAAGTGAGAATCTCAAATGAAGGCGTTGAAGTTTTAATTCCAGCTACAGTTCTTTTAGATACCATCGAGAGCTATGGTATCACCGACTATTCAGAAGTGTATATAAAAGTGGACGAACTTGATACGGTTTTACCAAGACAATTTAGATCCGGTTCCCCTATATTCACTTTCTCTTTAATGGTAGATGATGTAAAGCTATCAAACTTCTCTGAAAGCATAAGAAAAACCTTTAACGTAAACGGAGAAGTAGAAGACTGGGATAATTTAGCGCTATATTGGCATAACCCTGACACAGATCAATGGGTTAAGCAAATTACAGAAGCTAATCAAGAAGAAAATACCGTAACAGCTTATATCAATCACTGGAGTACCTATGCACTATTAGAAGATAGCACATTAAGCTTTATCGAAGCAGCAGAAGAGTCGGGCGCTGACTGGATAATTGTTATGATAGCAGCGATATCCAACCTAATGATAGGTGCCGCAATTTCTTACTTCGTTCTCCAACCCAAAGGCAAGCAAAAAAGAAAAGCTAATAATCATGTATAA
- a CDS encoding N-acetylmuramoyl-L-alanine amidase, protein MFFISNMTVPAHAEGDEQKKDLSPDSFLTGIEILGESIDTFEPEQFKYEVVIPTGVDYDDLEISALKSDPKASVQVNKVQKEERIDIVVTAQDQSKSIYTLNLQSKQSSDSSLKHVEVDGEKYQLEPDETKEITLPYGSDLPKIIPFATSSEASVSQELPSKLPGQVKIVIEAEDGSESSTYKVLLLEGEQKLEKINFKEQQIFISLQESKQLELSVKPAEAELPEIKWSSSDSDIIQVNDEGELLAKTVGKAEITAQVETEEGPITASLTANSFKHGDVTGNGKVEVADAIEILRYDAKLVKEVSDAFYLAGDLNKDGRINAADAISILRYLAKLEDYLGPPPQADTDFTVILDSGHGGADVGAVYRDSRGRVLYTELELNDQLTEKISEELRKSGVNVKYTRHYSENYTLGLKERMEIANNMDADLFISVHHDGSSNSNAKGVSTFYSTYLPRIQTDTVYVENRTTGQRHEYVAERRVNGVSRLFFKDDNGNVVSGSFSEYRAYDENPPPESAASEELAKRLFDGLADTGLRKRTCSDSRYYVTRNSVVPSVLIEAGFVTNYDDVTQAADPEVQRIRAQRIAGIIVQFLNEQNK, encoded by the coding sequence TTGTTTTTTATTTCAAATATGACAGTACCAGCGCATGCAGAGGGTGATGAGCAAAAAAAAGATTTAAGCCCTGATAGCTTTCTAACAGGAATTGAGATTTTAGGAGAAAGCATTGATACTTTTGAACCAGAACAGTTTAAGTATGAAGTTGTAATACCGACTGGTGTAGACTATGATGACTTAGAGATTAGTGCTCTAAAAAGCGATCCCAAAGCAAGTGTTCAAGTAAATAAAGTGCAAAAAGAAGAAAGAATAGACATTGTAGTGACTGCCCAAGATCAAAGCAAAAGTATTTATACACTAAACTTACAAAGCAAGCAAAGTTCTGACAGCTCTTTAAAGCATGTGGAAGTAGATGGGGAAAAATACCAACTAGAACCTGATGAAACAAAAGAAATAACCCTACCTTATGGATCTGATTTACCTAAAATAATACCATTTGCCACTTCAAGTGAGGCATCTGTTAGTCAGGAACTGCCTAGTAAGCTGCCAGGTCAAGTAAAGATTGTAATCGAAGCCGAAGACGGCTCAGAGTCAAGCACATATAAGGTACTATTACTTGAGGGAGAGCAAAAGCTAGAAAAAATTAACTTTAAAGAACAGCAAATCTTTATATCTCTTCAAGAAAGTAAACAGCTAGAATTATCTGTAAAGCCAGCAGAGGCTGAGTTGCCTGAAATTAAATGGTCCAGTTCTGACAGTGACATAATTCAGGTAAATGATGAAGGGGAACTTTTAGCAAAAACAGTTGGGAAAGCAGAGATTACAGCTCAGGTTGAGACCGAAGAAGGACCAATAACAGCATCTTTAACAGCTAACTCTTTTAAGCACGGAGATGTAACTGGAAACGGTAAAGTGGAAGTGGCTGATGCTATAGAAATACTTAGGTATGACGCCAAACTAGTAAAAGAAGTAAGTGATGCCTTCTACCTAGCCGGGGATCTTAACAAAGACGGCCGAATAAACGCAGCTGATGCAATTTCTATTCTAAGATACTTGGCTAAACTAGAGGACTATCTAGGGCCTCCGCCACAAGCGGATACGGACTTTACAGTAATCTTAGACTCCGGACATGGGGGAGCTGACGTAGGAGCTGTCTATCGCGATTCCCGGGGAAGAGTGCTATACACCGAATTAGAATTAAATGATCAACTAACAGAAAAAATATCCGAAGAGTTGAGAAAAAGTGGTGTTAACGTAAAATACACAAGACACTACTCAGAAAACTATACCCTAGGTTTAAAAGAAAGAATGGAGATTGCCAATAACATGGATGCAGACCTCTTTATCAGCGTTCACCATGATGGCAGTTCAAATTCCAATGCAAAAGGAGTCTCAACTTTCTATAGTACCTATCTTCCTAGGATACAAACAGATACTGTTTATGTTGAAAACAGAACAACAGGCCAAAGACACGAATATGTTGCAGAACGTCGTGTAAATGGTGTAAGCAGGCTGTTTTTCAAGGATGACAATGGTAATGTAGTAAGTGGATCATTTTCAGAATACAGGGCATACGATGAAAATCCGCCACCAGAGTCAGCAGCTAGTGAGGAACTAGCCAAACGATTATTTGACGGACTAGCAGATACAGGCCTTAGAAAGCGTACTTGCTCTGATAGCAGATACTATGTTACTAGAAATAGCGTAGTACCTTCAGTTTTAATAGAGGCTGGCTTTGTCACAAACTATGATGACGTTACACAAGCTGCAGATCCAGAAGTCCAGAGAATAAGAGCTCAAAGAATTGCTGGTATAATTGTCCAGTTTTTAAATGAGCAGAATAAATAA
- a CDS encoding LCP family protein: MLKSNKQQNNKKKKTKKPMSNKKKIIAIVSSIILLYLAIWGGTGAYRIYSLYDEMYDSAEEDEIMDVIHTEEIGEEAPEPEDEETLSRVQKIRRDMDAIYDQGRSEKDPNLLNVLLIGVDGPRADTIMLAQYNKETGKAAMLSIPRDTYVKIPERGYDKINHAHAFGGVNRQRASVENFLDIHIDHYARIDMQSFSRVIDVLGGVEVHVSSDIIDNRDGSVFKSQGTHNLNGSQALDYVRFRSDNRGDFGRIDRQQQVMMAIMDELTKASNVTRYLQLMEEISPYVRTDITPGVVTSNWRAFNSLSSSNVQRETLSGDNLMINGIYYLEVDMEQAREKAKNLTY; the protein is encoded by the coding sequence ATGTTAAAATCAAATAAACAACAAAACAATAAAAAGAAGAAAACAAAAAAGCCAATGTCAAATAAGAAAAAAATAATAGCGATAGTTAGTTCAATTATCTTGCTATACTTAGCTATCTGGGGTGGAACCGGTGCTTATCGAATTTACAGCCTATATGATGAGATGTACGATAGCGCTGAAGAAGATGAAATTATGGATGTTATTCATACAGAAGAAATTGGCGAAGAAGCGCCAGAGCCAGAAGATGAGGAGACTCTATCACGGGTGCAGAAAATAAGAAGAGACATGGATGCTATATATGATCAAGGCAGAAGTGAAAAAGATCCAAACCTCTTAAACGTCCTGTTAATAGGTGTAGATGGCCCAAGAGCAGATACCATAATGTTAGCTCAATATAATAAAGAAACAGGGAAAGCTGCAATGCTATCTATCCCAAGGGATACTTACGTTAAGATTCCCGAGCGCGGATATGACAAGATAAATCACGCCCACGCCTTTGGAGGCGTAAACCGTCAAAGGGCATCAGTGGAAAACTTTTTAGATATTCATATCGATCACTACGCTAGAATAGACATGCAATCATTTTCTAGAGTAATAGATGTACTTGGTGGAGTTGAAGTCCACGTATCTAGCGACATAATTGACAACAGAGACGGATCGGTATTTAAGAGTCAAGGAACTCATAACCTAAACGGCTCTCAAGCTCTAGATTATGTGCGTTTTAGATCAGACAACAGAGGAGACTTCGGTCGTATCGATAGACAGCAGCAAGTAATGATGGCAATAATGGACGAGCTTACAAAGGCAAGCAACGTAACAAGGTACCTACAACTAATGGAAGAAATCAGTCCCTATGTAAGAACTGATATCACCCCAGGAGTAGTAACAAGCAACTGGAGAGCATTCAACAGCCTATCCAGCTCCAACGTACAAAGAGAGACCCTATCAGGAGATAACCTAATGATAAACGGAATCTACTACCTAGAAGTTGACATGGAACAAGCCAGAGAAAAAGCAAAAAACCTGACGTATTAA